One segment of Streptomyces sp. NBC_00576 DNA contains the following:
- a CDS encoding glycoside hydrolase family 1 protein, with protein MSDGFLHESLRRVDWGVATADTIAAVPPPPPERGGHFRQWTDDIRQLTGVAADTHRMVAGWPQLQPDGPGSWDQAALDRCDRALDALLAHGTRPSLTLFDRSLPPWLDSAGGWLARETAERFAEYAAELGRRFGDRVERWITSTDLAGPTLADHVAGMYSPGRGAGRAGLPAVHHILLANALATQALRASGASGRIGTTVTLVGGYAATDDPYDRLALERLESWTNRLFLDPLLLGEHMVTEDDVSPVAATGCVRPGDLEVIATEQDLLCLSWHTPFRVTAPENLPRVLRTANCQSALNAVNRVLVGLGFAIVPFEDVETTAFGWPIIPEGLADAVAGLYELYGELLPPLSVVDNGMGDLDLVDGTGHSDDTRRRALLRARLSWLAGLVAAGVDVCGYEYWSVLDNLEAKFRYTRLYAMAVPDHEPEPCPPMPADWLHRGAFADVAVREAGRAAGLRLVPAESRGQGAGAS; from the coding sequence ATGAGTGATGGTTTCCTGCATGAATCCCTCCGTCGTGTCGACTGGGGAGTCGCCACCGCTGACACCATCGCGGCTGTGCCGCCGCCCCCGCCCGAGCGCGGCGGGCACTTCCGGCAGTGGACGGACGACATCCGGCAACTGACCGGCGTCGCCGCGGACACGCACCGCATGGTCGCCGGATGGCCGCAGCTCCAGCCCGACGGCCCCGGCAGCTGGGACCAGGCTGCCCTGGACCGCTGCGACCGCGCCCTCGACGCGCTGCTCGCGCACGGGACGCGTCCGAGCCTCACTCTCTTCGACCGCTCACTGCCGCCATGGCTGGACTCGGCAGGAGGCTGGCTCGCCCGCGAAACCGCCGAACGCTTCGCCGAGTACGCTGCCGAGCTGGGCCGGCGCTTTGGTGACCGGGTGGAACGCTGGATCACCTCGACCGATCTGGCCGGTCCCACGCTCGCGGACCACGTGGCCGGAATGTACTCACCGGGCCGTGGCGCCGGCCGGGCCGGGCTGCCCGCGGTCCACCACATCCTGCTCGCCAACGCCCTCGCGACCCAGGCCCTCAGGGCCTCCGGCGCAAGCGGCCGGATCGGCACCACGGTCACCCTCGTCGGCGGCTACGCGGCCACCGACGATCCCTATGACCGCCTCGCCCTGGAGCGACTGGAGAGCTGGACCAACCGCCTCTTCCTCGACCCCCTGCTGCTCGGCGAGCACATGGTGACCGAGGACGACGTCTCACCGGTGGCGGCCACCGGCTGCGTACGCCCCGGTGACCTGGAGGTCATCGCCACCGAACAGGACCTGCTGTGCCTGTCCTGGCACACCCCGTTCCGCGTCACCGCCCCGGAGAACCTGCCCCGCGTGCTGCGGACCGCGAACTGCCAGAGCGCCCTCAACGCGGTCAACCGCGTCCTCGTGGGCCTCGGCTTCGCGATCGTCCCCTTCGAGGACGTGGAGACCACCGCTTTCGGCTGGCCGATCATCCCCGAAGGGCTCGCCGACGCCGTCGCCGGCCTGTACGAGCTGTACGGGGAGCTGCTGCCGCCGCTGTCCGTCGTGGACAACGGCATGGGCGACCTGGACCTCGTCGACGGCACAGGACACAGCGACGACACCCGGCGCCGGGCCCTGCTGCGCGCCCGGCTCTCCTGGCTGGCGGGACTTGTCGCGGCCGGGGTGGACGTGTGCGGCTACGAGTACTGGTCGGTCCTCGACAACCTGGAGGCCAAGTTCCGCTACACCCGCCTGTACGCGATGGCGGTCCCGGACCACGAGCCCGAGCCGTGCCCCCCGATGCCCGCCGACTGGCTGCACCGGGGCGCCTTCGCAGACGTGGCCGTACGCGAAGCGGGCCGCGCGGCCGGTCTGCGGCTGGTGCCGGCCGAGTCCCGGGGTCAGGGCGCCGGGGCCTCGTAG
- a CDS encoding FAS1-like dehydratase domain-containing protein, with protein sequence MSPEQTTTEVRPLVQGLTYEEMPVGQVFRTARRTVTETDLVNFVTWGGFNEPLFWDSSHAADGGYTGRLVPGALTYCIAEGLVLQTNVLHGTGLAFLHMELTVQEPVYVGDTLYAVVETTDCRPSSKPGRGVVTSRITVRNQRDEDVLVYTPVRLIRGQDYEAPAP encoded by the coding sequence GAAGTCCGCCCGCTGGTACAGGGGTTGACCTACGAGGAGATGCCGGTGGGCCAGGTCTTCCGGACCGCCCGCCGCACGGTCACGGAGACCGATCTCGTCAACTTCGTCACCTGGGGCGGCTTCAACGAGCCCCTCTTCTGGGACTCCTCGCACGCCGCGGACGGCGGCTACACCGGGCGACTGGTCCCGGGGGCCCTGACGTACTGCATCGCCGAGGGGCTCGTCCTGCAGACGAACGTGCTGCACGGCACGGGCCTCGCCTTCCTGCACATGGAGCTCACGGTCCAGGAGCCGGTGTACGTCGGCGACACCCTGTACGCCGTTGTCGAGACCACGGACTGCCGGCCCTCCAGCAAGCCCGGCCGGGGCGTGGTGACCAGCCGGATCACCGTACGCAACCAGCGGGACGAGGACGTGCTCGTCTACACCCCGGTCCGGCTGATCCGCGGCCAGGACTACGAGGCCCCGGCGCCCTGA
- a CDS encoding enoyl-CoA hydratase/isomerase family protein — MADLVVTSRGPVRLVELNRPDQLNSMSEKLHSALATVWEELADDPGARVVVLTGRGRAFSAGGNFDIMTRVQRESAFRQQNVDEARRIITGMVRCPLPVIAAVNGPAVGLGCSLALLSDLVLIADDAYVADPHVQVGLVAGDGGALVLPLLVGLTRAKELLFLGDRVSAEDAVRLGIANRAVPKDKLLDEAMDLAARLAALPAQALRETKRAVNLHLEQALATVLEPALLAERDSMRSPDHIALVEKIIASRESRRTGGEG; from the coding sequence ATGGCGGATCTGGTGGTGACGTCCCGTGGGCCGGTCCGGCTGGTCGAGCTGAACCGGCCGGACCAGCTCAACTCGATGAGCGAGAAGCTGCATTCCGCTCTCGCGACGGTCTGGGAGGAGCTCGCCGACGACCCCGGGGCGCGGGTGGTCGTACTCACCGGGCGCGGCCGGGCGTTCAGCGCGGGGGGCAATTTCGACATCATGACCCGGGTCCAGCGCGAGAGCGCCTTCCGGCAGCAGAACGTCGACGAGGCCCGCCGGATCATCACCGGCATGGTCCGCTGCCCGCTGCCGGTGATCGCGGCGGTCAACGGGCCCGCCGTCGGCCTCGGCTGCAGCCTGGCCCTGCTCAGCGACCTCGTACTGATCGCCGACGACGCCTATGTGGCCGATCCGCACGTCCAGGTGGGGCTCGTCGCGGGCGACGGCGGCGCTCTCGTGCTGCCCCTGCTGGTCGGCCTGACCCGGGCGAAGGAGTTGCTGTTCCTCGGCGACCGGGTGAGCGCCGAGGACGCCGTCCGGCTGGGCATCGCCAACCGCGCCGTACCGAAGGACAAGCTCCTGGACGAGGCCATGGACCTCGCCGCACGGCTGGCCGCGCTGCCCGCGCAGGCGCTGCGCGAGACCAAGCGGGCGGTGAACCTGCATCTGGAGCAGGCGCTCGCGACTGTGCTGGAACCGGCCCTGCTCGCCGAGCGGGACAGCATGCGCTCACCGGACCACATCGCTCTCGTCGAGAAGATCATCGCGTCTCGCGAGAGCCGCCGAACCGGCGGGGAGGGCTGA
- a CDS encoding crotonase/enoyl-CoA hydratase family protein, translating into MPEQEYETVRAEVADRILTVTLNRPEKLNAFSPRMMADLLDVLDAADADDSVRVIVVTGAGRGFCAGADVSSGGSSFDHRKAGARHRDTGGRVALRIFSSTKPVIAAINGPAAGVGASMTLPMDIRLASTSAKFGFVFARRGIVPESAASWFLPRAVGMQRAMEWVATGRLFGPDEALAAGLVRSVHPPEELLPAAYELAREIAENTSAISVALSRQMMWRMLGEPHPMSAHRLDSRIMSQIGGGPDPVEGVESFLAKRPPAFPGKVSKDMPPVYPWWQEEEFRPLGS; encoded by the coding sequence ATGCCGGAGCAGGAGTACGAGACCGTGCGGGCCGAGGTGGCGGACCGGATCCTCACCGTCACACTGAACCGGCCCGAGAAGCTGAACGCCTTCAGTCCCCGGATGATGGCCGACCTGCTCGACGTCCTGGACGCGGCAGACGCCGACGACAGCGTACGGGTGATCGTGGTGACCGGCGCCGGGCGCGGGTTCTGCGCGGGTGCCGACGTCAGTTCCGGCGGCTCGTCCTTCGACCACCGCAAGGCGGGCGCCAGGCACCGGGACACCGGCGGCCGGGTCGCGCTTCGTATCTTCTCCAGCACCAAGCCGGTCATCGCGGCGATCAACGGCCCGGCGGCGGGTGTCGGCGCCAGCATGACCCTGCCCATGGACATCCGGCTGGCGTCGACGTCGGCGAAGTTCGGCTTTGTCTTCGCGCGGCGCGGCATCGTGCCGGAGTCCGCGGCGAGTTGGTTCCTGCCGCGGGCCGTCGGCATGCAGCGGGCCATGGAATGGGTGGCGACCGGCCGCCTCTTCGGCCCCGACGAGGCGCTGGCGGCCGGACTGGTCCGCTCCGTGCACCCGCCGGAGGAGCTGTTGCCGGCCGCGTACGAGCTCGCCCGGGAGATCGCCGAGAACACCTCGGCGATCTCGGTCGCCCTCTCCCGCCAGATGATGTGGCGGATGCTCGGCGAGCCCCACCCCATGTCCGCGCACCGGCTCGACTCGCGGATCATGAGTCAGATCGGCGGCGGCCCCGACCCCGTGGAGGGCGTCGAGTCGTTCCTCGCCAAGCGGCCGCCTGCCTTCCCGGGGAAGGTCAGCAAGGACATGCCGCCCGTCTATCCGTGGTGGCAAGAGGAGGAGTTCCGGCCATTGGGGTCGTAG